GTTACCGGCATGAGCGAGCGAGACGGCAATACGGTCATCCTTCGCAAGGCGCGTAGCGGTCGGGCGGAGCATCAGGCCCGTGGCATGTCCCCGTCCAAGGCGCTGCGGCTGGCGCTCGCTCAAACTGCTGATGCGCTCTATGACATGCCCGTGGCCGTCGCCGCGGTGGAACAGGTGGAGATTTCGCAAACGGGGCTCGACCGGGAGCTTGGCGGTGGCGGCCTTTTGATCCTGCTCGATGGTCCGGACGGCGCGCGCGGGGCTTTGCGGATGGATCTGGGGCTTCTTGGGGCGTTGATTGAGGTGCAGACAACGGGCCGGGTGTCTGGGCGCGCCACCGCTGATCGTGCCGTGACGCGCACGGATGCCGCGATTTCCGCGCCGCTTATTGATGCGATGCTCGCCCGGTTCGAGGCACAGCTTCGCGAAGAGACGCCCGCGCATTGGGCGCAGGAGTTCAGGTATGGCGTGATGATGGAGGATGTGCGCGGGATGCAGCTTGCCCTCACCGCGCCGGCGTTTCATGTGCTGCGCCTGATGGTTGAGACGGGGGATGTGGCCCAACCCGGCGCGCTGACCCTGATCCTGCCCGCGCCGCCGGAGACCCCCGAGGCGGATGACCCGAAGCAAGAGGCGGTTCTGGCCCGCACGCTGGAGGCTTGCGCGATGGGCGTGCCTGTGCGGCTTGAGGCCGTGCTGGGCCGGATAAAGATGCCGCTGGGCGAGGTTTGTAGGCTTAAGCCCGGCGATACGCTGCCTGTGGCGCTGGACAAGCCGATGCGCATATGGCTGGAGGCCAGCGAGAAACATGTGGTTGCAATGGCGCATCTTGGTCAGTCGGACGGGCTGCGCGCTGTGCGGTTGCTGCTGCCCCAAAGCGAGCGGGCGGCGCTGCCCACCGAGGTGGCGGAGGAGGCCCCGTCGCGCATAGCACCCAAACGTGTCGCACCGGATGTAGAAGACGCGGCCCTATCCGAGCCGGGCGCGGCACCCCCTGAACCAAGCCCATCGGACATGAAGGCCTTCGCAGATCAGCTCTCGGAATAGCGCTCAGAGCTTGTTGATCGGCAGTTTGAGAAACACATCGCCCTCGGCGTCGGGTTCGGGCATATGCCCTGCGCGCATGTTGATTTGCAGGGATGGCACGATGAGCTTGGGCATCGGCAGGGTGGCATCGCGGGTCTGGCGCATCTTGGTGAAATCCTCTTTCGATGTGCCGCCGCCGATATGCACATTGAGCGCCTTTTGCGCCCCCACGGTCGTCTCCCAGGCAAACTCATCGCGGCCCGGCGCTTTGTAGTCATGGCCAACGAAGATCCGGGTCGCCTCTGGCAGGCGCAGGATTTTCTGGATGGACGCGTAGAGATCATCCGCGCTACCGCCCGGAAAATCGCAGCGCGCCGTGCCGAAATCTGGCATGAAAAGCGTATCACCCACAAAGGCTGCATCGCCGATCACATACGTCATGCAGGCTGGCGTATGCCCCGGCGTATGAAGCACATCGCCGCGCAGCTGACCGATGTGAAAGCTGTCGCCTTCCGCAAAGAGCTGGTCGAATTGCGAGCCGTCGCGGGCGAACTCTGTCCCCTCGTTGAACACTT
The nucleotide sequence above comes from Roseovarius carneus. Encoded proteins:
- a CDS encoding FliM/FliN family flagellar motor switch protein, with the protein product MSERDGNTVILRKARSGRAEHQARGMSPSKALRLALAQTADALYDMPVAVAAVEQVEISQTGLDRELGGGGLLILLDGPDGARGALRMDLGLLGALIEVQTTGRVSGRATADRAVTRTDAAISAPLIDAMLARFEAQLREETPAHWAQEFRYGVMMEDVRGMQLALTAPAFHVLRLMVETGDVAQPGALTLILPAPPETPEADDPKQEAVLARTLEACAMGVPVRLEAVLGRIKMPLGEVCRLKPGDTLPVALDKPMRIWLEASEKHVVAMAHLGQSDGLRAVRLLLPQSERAALPTEVAEEAPSRIAPKRVAPDVEDAALSEPGAAPPEPSPSDMKAFADQLSE
- a CDS encoding MBL fold metallo-hydrolase, with protein sequence MSPDVTAFFDDATNTISYVVRDPMSRACAILDTVLDFDHAAGRTSTTSADRIIEFVRHEALEVQWLLESHVHADHLSAAPYIQEHLGGRIGIGEGICTVQDTFGKVFNEGTEFARDGSQFDQLFAEGDSFHIGQLRGDVLHTPGHTPACMTYVIGDAAFVGDTLFMPDFGTARCDFPGGSADDLYASIQKILRLPEATRIFVGHDYKAPGRDEFAWETTVGAQKALNVHIGGGTSKEDFTKMRQTRDATLPMPKLIVPSLQINMRAGHMPEPDAEGDVFLKLPINKL